The Primulina huaijiensis isolate GDHJ02 chromosome 17, ASM1229523v2, whole genome shotgun sequence genome window below encodes:
- the LOC140962339 gene encoding UDP-D-xylose:L-fucose alpha-1,3-D-xylosyltransferase MGP4-like, with product MSSQFLHQRPNQNTSTDRHQLSPRSLQNYHKPISSALLSRPALLLLLALLVVIGVLFPYIQAPFSFLSLNSSSNLKWHDYTLADAAARVAKDNTLIVCAVSEAYLPFLSNWLISIARQRQQDKVLVIAEDYATLYKVNERWPGHAVLVPPALDAAAAHKFGSEGFFNFTARRPRHLLQILELGYNVMYNDVDMVWLADPFPYLKGEHDVYFTDDMAYVKPVNHSHDLPPPGKKGRTYICSCMIYLRPTSGAKLVMNKWIKELQAQPWSKAKKANDQPAFNWALNKTAEQVDLYLLPQHAFPTGGLYFKNKTWVQETKGMHVIIHNNYIVGFEKKTKRFQDYGLWLVDDHASESPLGRL from the exons ATGTCATCACAATTTCTTCATCAAAGGCCGAATCAGAACACTTCTACGGATCGCCACCAATTATCCCCTCGATCCCTGCAAAATTACCATAAACCCATATCCTCTGCCCTTCTCAGCCGTCCCGCATTGCTCCTCCTCCTCGCTCTGCTGGTTGTTATCGGTGTACTATTCCCTTATATTCAGGCGCCATTTAGCTTTTTATCCTTGAATTCGAGCTCAAACTTGAAGTGGCATGACTACACCTTGGCCGATGCGGCGGCTCGAGTGGCAAAGGATAATACTTTGATCGTTTGTGCTGTGAGTGAGGCTTATTTGCCGTTCTTGAGCAATTGGTTGATTAGCATTGCGCGGCAGAGGCAGCAGGACAAGGTTTTAGTGATTGCGGAGGATTACGCTACTCTTTACAAGGTTAATGAGCGGTGGCCGGGGCATGCGGTTTTAGTGCCTCCTGCGTTGGATGCGGCGGCTGCACATAAGTTTGGGTCGGAG GGCTTCTTTAATTTTACCGCCCGAAGGCCCCGGCATCTGCTGCAAATTCTGGAGCTCGGCTATAATGTCATGTACAATGATGTGGACATGGTCTGGCTGGCAGATCCGTTTCCTTATCTGAAAGGCGAGCATGATGTGTATTTCACAGACGACATGGCTTAT GTGAAGCCTGTGAATCACTCTCATGACTTGCCACCTCCAGGAAAAAAGGGCCGGACTTACATTTGCAGCTGCATGATCTATCTTCGCCCCACCAGTGGAGCAAAACTTGTCATGAATAAGTGGATCAAAGAACTTCAGGCTCAACCTTGGTCTAAAGCCAAGAAAGCTAACGACCAACCTGCCTTTAATTGGGCCCTGAATAAAACTGCTGAGCAG GTGGACTTATACCTGCTTCCTCAACATGCTTTCCCTACTGGAGGTTTATATTTCAAGAACAAGACGTGGGTACAAGAAACCAAGGGGATGCATGTTATCATCCATAACAACTATATAGTTGGTTTTGAAAAGAAGACTAAACGATTCCAAGATTATGGCCTTTGGTTGGTGGATGATCATGCCTCTGAGTCTCCACTTGGCAGACTATAA
- the LOC140963530 gene encoding heavy metal-associated isoprenylated plant protein 39-like, with amino-acid sequence MFLSFICVQQGLLASCFSELPAPQGLNYISEVEKLSEKPTKIMKKFVLRLDLADAEDKRRALKTVSTLAGIDEISIDIKGKKLIIIGTVDPVTVVTKLRKKNWPADIISVGPAKEPEKKPEEPKKEEAKKEEKKDEAKKEEPKDEAKKDDPKKEGEKKAEPEPVLGTIMPYRPYYPPMNSYYYMQHHRSMEENPNACTIS; translated from the exons ATGTTTTTAAGCTTTATTTGTGTACAACAGGGGCTTCTAGCCTCTTGTTTTTCTGAGCTACCTGCTCCTCAAGGCCTCAATTACATTTCTGAGGTAGAAAAATTATCTGAAAAGCCCACAAAGATAATGAAG AAATTCGTGTTGAGGTTGGATTTGGCAGATGCGGAAGACAAGAGAAGGGCTTTGAAGACTGTGTCCACTCTTGCAG GCATTGATGAAATCAGCATCGACATAAAAGGGAAGAAACTAATAATAATCGGGACAGTCGACCCCGTGACCGTGGTTACCAAACTGCGAAAAAAGAATTGGCCGGCTGACATAATCTCTGTTGGTCCAGCCAAAGAACCGGAGAAAAAGCCAGAGGAGCCAAAGAAAGAAGAAGCTAAGAAAGAGGAGAAAAAGGACGAGGCCAAGAAAGAGGAACCTAAGGATGAAGCAAAGAAAGACGATCCCAAGAAGGAAGGCGAAAAAAAGGCTGAACCCGAACCCGTCCTCGGCACAATAATGCCATACAGACCGTATTACCCCCCGATGAACTCATACTATTATATGCAGCACCACCGCAGTATGGAAGAGAATCCAAATGCTTGTACTATCTCGTAA